TCATATGGTCAAAAGCTTTTTCGACGATCTCGATAAAGTTACAAAGATTAGGTCTTATGTAAGGTAAAAAAGCCCCCTCATAGATGATACCTATGATCTCTCTTTTAAGAGAGTCTGCCTCTCGTTCAAGGTTTTCTATACAATAGGTTTGTTCAAAACTCTCTTGAAGTAAGGTCTCTTTTAGACACTCTGTAGCAGCACAAAGGGTTTTAAGGTATTCTTGAATTTGGGTTATGGCTTTTTTTTCTAACTTTCCTCCACCTAAAAGTTTTTCAAGCATATCTTTAACCCTCTCTTATTTTTTAGCCTGTTCTATTAAAACATTGTACAAAACATCAAAAAAAGACACTACCCCTATGATTTTTTTGTTTTCATCAGTGATAAAAACACGCGCTATGTTATGTGAGTTCATGATCTCTAAGATTTTTTCTAAGGGGGTGTCTTGAGGAACACAGAGAACAGGCTTCGAGGCTATGTCACCTATTTTTATCTTATGAGGGTCCAGATTCTTAGCTAATAC
Above is a genomic segment from Thermodesulfobacterium commune DSM 2178 containing:
- a CDS encoding CBS domain-containing protein: MGKVAKDIMNKKLETISADATVYDAIERLIDKRIRSLLVLPKNHDDSYGVVTVRNIIFKVLAKNLDPHKIKIGDIASKPVLCVPQDTPLEKILEIMNSHNIARVFITDENKKIIGVVSFFDVLYNVLIEQAKK